One Rouxiella sp. S1S-2 genomic window, AGAGGCATTCGCCGATGCCACGCCTATTAAAAGGCTGGCTGTAGAAACGATGCCGTCATTGGCCCCCAATACCGCCGCTCTGAGCCAGCCAATTTTTTCAATACTGTGCGGTTCTCTGTGCATGTTTTATCCATTGGTTTAATTGATAAATTGTCATCGTGGCTATTTTCTCGAAAGAGTGGCATCGCTGCGGCGAAACGACGTTTATTATCAACCCTTAATGAGCCATGTTTTAGGGCGCTACCCTTTTATAAGTAAATTAACGTAAATTTGAGTAATTAACAGTAATGACGAGACAGGAATGTTTAGCCAAGGTCCAGTTTGAGTTATAAACCGTAAATCCTTGATTAATTGTTCGGTTCACGCCTAATGAAGACCTTTGCGTCGTTAAAGAAAATTCTGTGCATTTCGTGTGTACTGCTGGCAGGGTGTGCGTCCAAGCCCCCTGCAAATAACGCTAATTTAAACGACACTGCCGATAATATAAGCAAAAGAGAGCAGGAGTCGGATTTAATTTCTGTCATCGCCGCCCTGCACGATCAGATGCATTCTTGGCAGGGTACCCCCTACAGCTGGGGTGGCACAAAATTGTCCGGAGTAGACTGCTCGGGATTTGTGTGGCGAACGCTGAAAGACAGATTCAATCTTCCTATGGACAGGGTGACGACGACCGAGCTTATTCAGATGGGCAAGCGTGTGAATCGTAGCCAGCTTCAGCCCGGTGATCTGGTATTTTTCCGTATCGATCGCCAACTGCACGTCGGATTTTACGACACCCAGCAAAACTTCCTTCATGCCTCTTACAGCAAGGGCGTGATGCGATCTTCGCTTGATAATCCCTATTGGAAATCAGTATTTCTCGAAGCACGTAGATTGCCGAAGGAGTATGACGCGCAAATCACCCTGAATTCTAAAAGCCATGAGAACATTTTGGCCAAGAACTGACGGCAGACTGGGTTTTAAAAGGCCGCTTGCGGCCTTTTTTATAATCCTGGGTGAAATTAAGCAGCCATTAATGACTGTTTAATTTGACGTTGAATTTACCGGCCTGGTAGTCAAGAATGGCCTGATTAATTTCCTGCATGTTGTTCATCACGAACGGCCCGTGAGAAACGATCGGTTCGCGGATTTTATCGGCATGGCCAAACAGTATCACCGCATCGTCGACAGCAGTGACAGTCACGCTGTCGTCTGTGCCGTCCAGCTCAATGAGGTGCCATGCCTGCGCCTCGTCATCGCCAATTTGCAAACGACCCTTCACAGTATACAAAAACACTTCACGCGCTGCCGGTGCACGTAGAGTCACTTCAGTGCCTGCGGCAAGCTGCACTGTCATCATGGTGACGTCGGTGAGAGTTTTAATCGGCCCGCTGACGCCGGCCACCTCGCCCGAAATCAAACTCACCGACCCTTTACCGTGACTCAGTGGGATCTGCGGGATTTCTGCAGCCTGCAATCCCACGTAGCGGGGATCGGTCATTTTAAGCCGCGAGGGTAAATTCACCCACAGCTGCAAAATCTCAAGTTCTCCGCCGTGTTTTTTAAATGATTCAGGAGAAAGCTCAGAGTGGATCAGCCCAGAACCAGCGGTCATCCACTGCACGCCACCCGGCCCAATAATACTTTCATGGCCGCCGGTATCTTTATGAGATAGCTCGCCGCGTAAAATAAAAGTAACGGTCTCAAAACCACGATGAGGGTGTGGGCCAAAAGGCAGACCCAAATTATCGGGTGCATAAACCTGCGGGCCGTGATGGTTTAGAAATAAAAAAGGGTCGAGATGTTCCAGCTGTGGACCTGGAACTGGTCTGCGCGTCTGCAAATCGCGGATGTCGTCCCGATACGCTTTGTACTGTTGTGTGATACGGCGGGTCATAATTCTCTCCAATGCTTGCTGGTGTGGCTTATCAAAATAGCGCCTAAGTATTATAGCTAAGCGGCAATGGAGTTATTGCCATAATGCGGAAAATGATTATTAATCTCTAGATTAGTTTCATCCCGTGCGTAACTTAATCCTAGTCTCGCAATAATTGTATCAGGTAATGTTGACGAATATTTCATACTCAACTATATGTTGAAACTCAACAAAAAAAGATGAGTACAGCCTTTGAACTTTAGAACTGATATCAATGGACTAAGAGCCATTGCCGTGATTGCCGTAGTCATCTTTCATTTCAGCGCAACATCAGTTCCTGGTGGTTTTGCCGGTGTTGATATTTTCTTTGTAATATCTGGTTTTTTAATGACGAGCATTATATTAAGAGGACTGGAACCCCCCCCCTTTAGTCTCTTTAAGTTTTATGTCGCACGGGCAAACAGAATAATACCTTCACTTGCCGTGGTCTGTCTGGTACTGCTTGTTCTCGGATGGTTCTATCTTGCCCCGATGGACTATCGAATGCTGGGTAAACACGTCAGCGGCAGTCTGTCCTTTTTATCCAATGTAATATATTGGCGCGAGGCGGGGTACTTTGATGCAGCCTCCAAAGAAAAATGGCTCTTACATACTTGGTCATTATCCGTAGAGTGGCAGTTTTATATTATATACCCCATCATATTGATGGCCTTAAACACGTTATTTTCCCTGGCCGCGATTAAGCGGTTGTTAGTTGTCGGAACCTGCTTAGGGTTTGCCACCTGTATCTTTGTCACCCTAAAATGGCCTACACCTGCCTATTATTTATTTCCTACGCGAGCCTGGGAAATGATGTTTGGTGGTTTGGCGTATATTTATCCCATTGCGTTAAAAGAGGTCTCAAAGAAAGGGGTGGAGCTGTCTGGCTTAACGTTAATCTGCCTCTCCTACTTTTTAATGAACAGCAGCATGCCATGGCCTGGGTACTATGCCTTGGTGCCCGTAGTTGGCAGCTATCTTATTATCATTGCCAACAGGCAGCGCAGTGTACTGACAGATAATGTTATTTTTCGATATCTGGGCAAGTGGTCTTACTCAATTTACCTTTGGCACTGGCCGGTGGTGGTGGTGGGGTACTACTTCAATATCAGTCATTGGTTGTACGTTGGCCTGCCGCTTTCAATCATGCTCGGCTTTGTTAATTATCAACTTGTCGAGTCTTTCAGGTTTACATCTTTCGACCGTTGGACTGCAATACTACAGGTAAAGCCGCTGCATTATGTTGCAATTGTGGGTCTTGCGGGCAGTATAGTTTTTGCTTTCAAAGGACAAAATGAGCTAACCGTTTTTATGACGCCTGAACAGCACCAGGCGTTGAATTCCCTGCAAAATCGCATTGTGATGCCCTATCGTGGAAACGGCTATTGTTTCTATGACTTTAATTCAGATAAAACACTTAAACCAAATAACAAGCAGGCCACTGAGTGTATTTTAGGTGATAAAAGCAAAGCGCCAGACACGCTGCTATTCGGCTCGTCATTTGCGGGAATGTATGACCCTTTACTCGATGAAGTGTTTGATGAAAACGGAAAATCACTTAACTCTGTTTCAACAAATTGGTGCTCACCCATATTAGAAGATAATTTTGTAGGGCCTAAAACAGATATTTCTTATACGCAATGTTTAAGCAATCGTCACTACTTGCACAATGTCATTAAGCAAAAATTATACAAAACCATTATTCTTGCCGATGAATGGGATGTCGTAGAGAATAAGGGATTACTGGGTAGCGTTGAAAATTTGGTCAAGCAGGCCAGTGAAAAGGGTATCAACGTGGTTATTCTGCCGATCCCTAAACAATATACTCAAGACCCTTTGCAACTCTATTACAGAGAGTATTTACGTAATGAGAAGATTGATTTGTCTCAGGATAATATTCCTGGCGAAAGTGACGATTTGATAAATCAAAAGTTGCAAACAATGGCTCAAAAATACAGCAATGTTCATTTCATACCCCGAGACAGTCTCTTTATCAAAAGTGGTTTATTTTATTCAAAAGAACAAAATATTATGGTGCCGTATACCTTGGATGGAGAACACATTTCCATGCTTGGCTCCCAAAGTGCAGCAGAACACTTCTTGCAGTCAGAAGATTACAAAAAAATATTTAAACCCATAATCAATTGAGCCCGATAACTCTGGCTCATTACCGATATCTATTACTCCAGGCGAGAGGATGCGTCTTAGATATAGGGTTCATATGACTCACCAGCATGCACCTTTTAAGTGCAAGTTCATCAACAACCCTGGCACAAAGTAACACCTGGCTTGTATGGCCAGACGGCACATCCATTGCAATTACTTATACTTAATGCCCGAAATTGACCGCGATTTTCACGACGTTAGCGCTTTTTGTTCATACACGACCTTGATGGCCTGAATATTGCTTCCCTGTTAGCAGTAGAAAGGTTACCTGGCAGTGCACAGATAAGTCAGCAGCGTTCAAAAACGGGGTCGGTCATGAATCTTAGACGTTTAAAATATTACGTAAAAATCGTCGATATCGGCAGTCTGACGCAGGCGGCTGAGGTGCTGCATATTGCGCAACCCGCACTCAGCCAGCAGTTGGCGGCGCTGGAGGGCGAACTTGATCAGCAACTCCTCATCCGCACCAAGCGCGGCGTCACCCCGACCGAAGCCGGAAAAATTCTTTACGCCCATGCTCAGACCATTCTTCGCCAGTGTGAACAGGCGCAGAGTGCCGTTGATAACGCCGGCAGCGCGCTGAGTGGTCACGTTTGCGTCGGGCTTGCGCCTTCCACCGCAGCGTCGCTGCTGGCGATGCCGCTGATTCAAGCGGTTAAGGCCCAGCATCCGGGGATTGTGCTGTATCTCAATGAAAACTTTGGGTCGCCGATGAGTGAGCAGATCATGAACGGGCGCATGGACATGGCGGTGATTTATGGCGATCGCCAGGTGCACGGTTTGTCATTCGTTCCGCTTATGAAAGAGGACCTTTATTTGGTGGGATCGGCGCAGGTATCTACGCCTGACATTACCGTTGAACTTGCCGATGTGGTAAAGCGTGAACTCTTTATGCCAAGGCCTTACAACGTCGTGCGCAGGTTGGTGGATGAAACACTGCAGCGCGAAAAGTTGAAGGCCAATATTATTGCAGAAATAGAATCGCCTTCCACGCTCAATGCTGCGGTAACGAGCGGGTTAGGTGTGACCATTTTGCCGGAGTCAGCAGCGCGCGAAATGGCTTCACAACCAGGAGTCTGGCTATCGCGCATCGTTTCGCCCGCGATTCAGGCACCGCTTTCTTTCTGTATGTCTG contains:
- a CDS encoding NlpC/P60 family protein, which translates into the protein MKTFASLKKILCISCVLLAGCASKPPANNANLNDTADNISKREQESDLISVIAALHDQMHSWQGTPYSWGGTKLSGVDCSGFVWRTLKDRFNLPMDRVTTTELIQMGKRVNRSQLQPGDLVFFRIDRQLHVGFYDTQQNFLHASYSKGVMRSSLDNPYWKSVFLEARRLPKEYDAQITLNSKSHENILAKN
- a CDS encoding pirin family protein, with the translated sequence MTRRITQQYKAYRDDIRDLQTRRPVPGPQLEHLDPFLFLNHHGPQVYAPDNLGLPFGPHPHRGFETVTFILRGELSHKDTGGHESIIGPGGVQWMTAGSGLIHSELSPESFKKHGGELEILQLWVNLPSRLKMTDPRYVGLQAAEIPQIPLSHGKGSVSLISGEVAGVSGPIKTLTDVTMMTVQLAAGTEVTLRAPAAREVFLYTVKGRLQIGDDEAQAWHLIELDGTDDSVTVTAVDDAVILFGHADKIREPIVSHGPFVMNNMQEINQAILDYQAGKFNVKLNSH
- a CDS encoding acyltransferase family protein; translated protein: MNFRTDINGLRAIAVIAVVIFHFSATSVPGGFAGVDIFFVISGFLMTSIILRGLEPPPFSLFKFYVARANRIIPSLAVVCLVLLVLGWFYLAPMDYRMLGKHVSGSLSFLSNVIYWREAGYFDAASKEKWLLHTWSLSVEWQFYIIYPIILMALNTLFSLAAIKRLLVVGTCLGFATCIFVTLKWPTPAYYLFPTRAWEMMFGGLAYIYPIALKEVSKKGVELSGLTLICLSYFLMNSSMPWPGYYALVPVVGSYLIIIANRQRSVLTDNVIFRYLGKWSYSIYLWHWPVVVVGYYFNISHWLYVGLPLSIMLGFVNYQLVESFRFTSFDRWTAILQVKPLHYVAIVGLAGSIVFAFKGQNELTVFMTPEQHQALNSLQNRIVMPYRGNGYCFYDFNSDKTLKPNNKQATECILGDKSKAPDTLLFGSSFAGMYDPLLDEVFDENGKSLNSVSTNWCSPILEDNFVGPKTDISYTQCLSNRHYLHNVIKQKLYKTIILADEWDVVENKGLLGSVENLVKQASEKGINVVILPIPKQYTQDPLQLYYREYLRNEKIDLSQDNIPGESDDLINQKLQTMAQKYSNVHFIPRDSLFIKSGLFYSKEQNIMVPYTLDGEHISMLGSQSAAEHFLQSEDYKKIFKPIIN
- the nac gene encoding nitrogen assimilation transcriptional regulator NAC — protein: MNLRRLKYYVKIVDIGSLTQAAEVLHIAQPALSQQLAALEGELDQQLLIRTKRGVTPTEAGKILYAHAQTILRQCEQAQSAVDNAGSALSGHVCVGLAPSTAASLLAMPLIQAVKAQHPGIVLYLNENFGSPMSEQIMNGRMDMAVIYGDRQVHGLSFVPLMKEDLYLVGSAQVSTPDITVELADVVKRELFMPRPYNVVRRLVDETLQREKLKANIIAEIESPSTLNAAVTSGLGVTILPESAAREMASQPGVWLSRIVSPAIQAPLSFCMSDHLSLSPPAQAVKDIMLSMMVKRTQDNRPLMLVH